tatgatactgtatgaatTTGGGGTTTTATTATAATGGGAGTTTTACATTGGTTGTCTAAAATGGCATGTCCTCACCCTTGCAGCTAAAAGTGAGGAGCATAGTCCTATGTGCCCAGTAAGAATTGCTACCGATGAGCAGGTTATGGTGAGTATTCCATACAATCCTAGAAAAACTCATGGCAGGTTAAGGATAAACAGATTTGTCTTCTTCTAAAGATGTCTAATGCTATTGACTTGCTTTAATTTTAAAAACTAAATTGGATAAATAGTACAATATTGCTCCAGTACATTGGTGTCCCCTTGATTACACTTGGATACTCTACCCATGCTCAAGGCATTTGTGTATCAGACTTGTAGAGAAGGATTTGTCTGCCCTCATATAGTTTGTGCGAAAGCTTTTCCCTTCGGCCAAGGAGTCTAGAAGCACAATGCTGTCACCAGAACAGAATGATAGACCTCTCTGTCAACACAATGGTGAGTATTTGTTGAATGGTAACTACAGTAGTAAATATTGTAGAAGTTACTCTGCACAATAACACTGTGTAACAGATACAAGTACTGATTATTTCTCTGATATACCAACAGGACTAGATTCCCACTTGCCTGGTGTGATTGACATCTCCCCTGGCTTTCAAGACACGTTACCTGGTGACAGTGGCAGCCATTGGAAACAGACTTTACCAGATGCTATTGAGGACGGAGAAATCTGCAGCACAATGACCGGTGTCCTAGATGGAGCCGAGGATGTCCTCTCCATATTCTTCAGCAACAAAAGTTTGGCTTTACAACGGGTGAAGACCAACGAGAGAATCAAAAGGAAGCAAAGTGGCGCAACTAAGGAACACGTACCTACTTCTACAACGGAACATGACAAAGTATCCAGTGGGAGAGCAGGAGAATACCAACACACCAGGGAAACATCTGAGCCTCTTGAGTCCAGGACTGACATGAAGTCTGGGGATTTGGCGACTTCTCAGTGGACTCCAATAAATGTACCTAACTTTTTAGGCTATGATATGGATTCATTTCACCATGAGGGGTCTTCCTCTACTAAACACATAATTCCACAAGGTGGCAAAAGTGAAACATTCCGTGACTTCACTGGAAGCCAGCGGCCGGATCGTGGTTCCTCGAAGCACACTGTCCAGGTGGAGTCTGCTCTTTCCAGAAGAACATTACCATGCACCAGCCAGCCAGAGGGATCTCAATTGACAGGGTCTGTAGTCGAAAGCTCTCTAGAACACACATTTCCcaggaaaacaaggacatttgtttACTGTGTCCAAAATCCACTTCTGTCAGTGCAAGAGAAATATGTTACTCAGATGTTACCTGCATCACCTGGAACTGCTCCCAGAGGTAAGATTGTAATGCTGTTTTTTAATCTCATTCCATTTATTGTATTGATTTCTTTCATTCAATGAAACGATTTCActgatatatatttatatatattgatACATATGCTTTTATTCTCTTCCATCATGTTAGGTGAAAATCAGAACATGAAACAAAGTAAAACCATACCAGATGAAGCTGAGTTTAATAATCTTAACAAAACTGCCTTGGATGGGAAAAAGCCGCTAGTTCAGAAAAGTGCAACTGAAGAAAATATTGTTTCACAAGCACCAACCAAAGACCCTGATCTTGATATGTCACAGCTTTGCAGGGTATTTGCGCAAGATTTTAGCCAAGTAATTGACTACAGTCAACCATGCAGCAAAAGAGCAGATGCTATTAAAAATGGCTTCTCTGCATCAGCTTGTCTCTCAGCAATGAGACTAAGGAACAGAAAACTGTTGAATAGACTAGAATGGGGTCAGAAACCTGAACATTTGAACTCTGGCATCAGTGATGAAATGCATATTCCTGGTTCTCAGTTTAGCAACTCTGCAAACACATCTAGAATGAAGAGTACAGTGTGTGATAGCGGCTTCCCCCCCTCCACCCTTTCTGATGTCACACAAACAGAATCATCCAACGTTCACCCTAGCTCTGAAAAAAGTTATGGAAATCAATCATCTAGAGGGTTTAAAACGGGTAACAACTGGATTATCTCTTTGCCTCCAGAAGCAATAAAGAAAGCAAAAGCATCATTAGAtgacttaattgaggaaaatatgaCTGATGTTGTTACTGCTGCCAGTGAAGTGAaacctgtgttgtcatgtgtgaCAGGAAGCCGACTGTCCACAGAAGTGAAGTTCATTAGTCCACTCAACATTGCCAAAAGGTCAAAGCAAACCAGCGTAAAATTGAATGGTCAAGTTCATGTTCCGACCCATCAGAGCATCAATGTTTCGATTTCCTCACACCCTGGGTCTGGTTTCAAAATGGCCTCCAATAAGAAGATACGCTTTTTTTCAGCAAATCTGGAGAAAGACGAGGATCTGTTTGAGATTAAGGATGAAATACCTGCAGTCAATATTCCCGAGATAAGCCTTCCTGAGGAAGGTAACATGTCATGTGGATTGGAGCTTGTTGATGGATCTCATTTACCACCTCTACTCTATACACACCAGAGGTCTGTTAATAGCCAAGGTCCATTGACAGCCTCACAGAGAGCTGATGTTTCAGAATTGTGCAGTCTCTTAGAAGCTGCAGACAGCCAATTTGAGTTCACACAGTTTAAACCAGCAAAGCTGAACTTCTATGTTCCAGATGGTagcccccctcatcaatctgagAAAGAATTGGATCCCGACTTTCTCACAGGCATAGATTTCGATGACAGTTTCAACTCTGATGTTGAGACGCAATCTGTGAAGATGGTCACCCCTGACAAAAAGACAACTATTTCTCATTGCAAGGAAATTTGTCAAGTAACAACcaccaaaattaaatctagtgGGGCATCATCCAGCAATTCAACAGAGAAATCCAAAGAACATGTTATCCACAGAAGAGTACTTTACATTCCCAGTTATAGCTCTGAAAACATAGCTGAGCATTCCTTTGGTTTGTTGACAAAATCCACAAACAAGAACCATCTACTCGATATGGATACGAACACCAGTGGAATGGAGTGTGAACGCAAAAAGTTGGATGTGGGTTTTAAAACTGCTGGCGGAAATGCTATGATAGTTTCAGAGAAGTGTCTGAGCAAAGCAAGGGCCTTGTTTGCAGATTTTGAGGAAAAAAACTGTGCACCCAAGTGTGCAGTAAAAAATACGGAACAAGTTGAAATTTCACCTGTTCAATATAGAGGCGAAGTTGACACAAATGTTGATTCAAATGTGACACATTTTCATGGCCCTGAAAAGAAAGTAGATCTGAAGGAACCAAATGATGAATACATTGACAAGATTAAAGTGGACTttacacattctcacacacatgGGGATGGTGGTTTCCAGACAGCCAGTGGTAAAGGAGTGACCATCTCGGCAAAGGCCCTTCAAAACACCAATGCAGTCTTCAAAGACTGTGACGCTATGGAAAGTTCAGGTTGTGCATCAGAAAAGCTGAGCAAAACAAGTGTTGTATCAGAGACTGGCAGTAATAATTTTGAGAGAAACAATTGTGGCTTCAGCACTGCTCGAGGGAAGAGACTTGATGTTTCTGCAAAATCTCTACTGACTCTCCTGAATGACTGTGATGAATTGGAAAATTCTAAGCCAGGGAAAATCCCCAGCTTGAATGCAAAGATACCAAGTCAGAATATTCAGCAGAAAAGTGACTGTGATTTTAAGAAACCCAGTATTAAAGCAGCCTCCATATCAGCAAGGATCCCTTTTACAGCAAAAACAAAATTTGATAGTGGCATGTCACATGATGTTCTAGGGGCAAAGAGCAAAATGCTTGAACCAGAAAATTCTCAAACCCATGCTAAAGATCCTTTGAAAAATGGATGTGGGTTCAGCACTGCCAGTGGTAAAAGAGTGTCTGTGTCAGAAGGGGCGCTATTGAAAGCACAGGCTCTTTTGAGTGAATGTAATGTAGATGGAGAGGAACTTTCTAAATCAAAGAAAAAGATCAGAGTAGATCTTCATAACCCAACACAGAAGCACAGTGGATTTAAGACTGCTGGTGTCAAAGAAGTTACCGTATCACCTAAGGCCCATAAGCAAGCACAGGCTCTTTTCAACAACTGTGATTTCAATATGGACAGCTTAATCAGTGCTGAAGCAAAGCAAGCGAATATAGACGTAAAATCTGCTGATGGTCTGATGAACAATCCAGGGAAAAGCTATTGTGCCTTCATGacagctggtggagagaatgtgCATGTATCTGAAAAAGGTATTTTGAAGGCGAAGAGCATTCTGAATGAAAACCTTAACTGCACAGACTCAAATGCCATTGAGGAGGCTTGGTTTTCAGATGGTAGATTTTTGTTACTCACTGAAGATGGTACAGGTGTCAAAAAAGGAGCAAGGAACAAATCAAATGATTCTGACCTCAACGGGGATGAAAAGAGCTGTGATTTCAGCACTGCCGGTGGGAAGACTGTGCATATGTCCGATGGAGCACTCCAGAAAGCAAAGTCTATTCTGAACGAATGTGATGTAATTGAAAATCCACAACCTGAGAATGGCCACAACGTGCATCTGGAAAAGATTCCAACAAAGGAAACGCATGAAATCTCTCATGGTAGTGCAGCCAGTGGGAATGGGGTGTTTATTTCAGAAAAGGCTCTTCAGCATGTGAAGTCTGTGTACGTTCTGGGTGAGACTGGTAATGTAAAATATTCAGTTGGCAGTAATCCAGTCAGAAGCCATTTTGGTTTTAGCACAGCCAGTGGTAAAGGACTGTCTGTTTCAGAGAAGGCACTTCAAGAAGCGTGTGATGATACACTTGCCAGGGATACTGACCCTCACAAAAGATCTGAAGGAAATAGGCCACTGAAGGTCCCTTCTCCCCATATTAATGTTCAGCGTGTGCCGGTCAAAGCAGTTCGACTGGAGGACCGTGAAGTGATCCAGACCATTgttggaatggaatggaagtcTTCATCTGTAGAATGTCAAGCGGAGTATTCCTTGTTAAATTTTGAGTCCCTTGGATTCAGTGGCTGCTCTGTGACCCAGAGGAGGTACTTTGCCCAGGAGGCCATGGATTGTACCAAGGCTCTTTTAGAGGACGAAGACTTGACCGATCATTGTCCTGGAACACCAATCCAAGCTAACCCCATGTCCTGCAAGGGGGGTTTTGAGATGAGAAGTGGAATTGGGAAAAGGTCGGCAGAGGATTTAGGGATGACAGgtaagatatacagtaccagtcaaaagtttggaaacacttactcattcaagggttagtttatttattttttaaattacattgtagaataatagtgactacatcaaaactatgaaataccacatggaatcatgtagtaaccaaaaaaaagtgttaattaaatcaaaatatattttagatactTAAAAGTAGGGTTCgttccttgttccttgtcaatcattggatcattttttaaattagcatTCAGACTATCTTTAATTAAATCATTCtaaaacctttattaatgcaattgcagacagaagttgacaacagga
Above is a genomic segment from Oncorhynchus clarkii lewisi isolate Uvic-CL-2024 chromosome 33, UVic_Ocla_1.0, whole genome shotgun sequence containing:
- the LOC139393272 gene encoding breast cancer type 2 susceptibility protein isoform X6; this encodes MDIRRNMFDAFKDQIWEELGPLNPNWFEELTAKASSRDWGDTEKDNPGTAISCGQDGSFKTPLGKCPLDGDMFSTPKIFRQRRPQSPETLIEDAVFFPDQGTSATEKMDTSPCLFGKSIDRTPSKSYRTRLHGDSFGLLDTPKHSTAHSAKRISESLGAQLDPDMSWTSSLNTPVMSPTIILTKSEEHSPMCPVRIATDEQVMFVRKLFPSAKESRSTMLSPEQNDRPLCQHNGLDSHLPGVIDISPGFQDTLPGDSGSHWKQTLPDAIEDGEICSTMTGVLDGAEDVLSIFFSNKSLALQRVKTNERIKRKQSGATKEHVPTSTTEHDKVSSGRAGEYQHTRETSEPLESRTDMKSGDLATSQWTPINVPNFLGYDMDSFHHEGSSSTKHIIPQGGKSETFRDFTGSQRPDRGSSKHTVQVESALSRRTLPCTSQPEGSQLTGSVVESSLEHTFPRKTRTFVYCVQNPLLSVQEKYVTQMLPASPGTAPRGENQNMKQSKTIPDEAEFNNLNKTALDGKKPLVQKSATEENIVSQAPTKDPDLDMSQLCRVFAQDFSQVIDYSQPCSKRADAIKNGFSASACLSAMRLRNRKLLNRLEWGQKPEHLNSGISDEMHIPGSQFSNSANTSRMKSTVCDSGFPPSTLSDVTQTESSNVHPSSEKSYGNQSSRGFKTGNNWIISLPPEAIKKAKASLDDLIEENMTDVVTAASEVKPVLSCVTGSRLSTEVKFISPLNIAKRSKQTSVKLNGQVHVPTHQSINVSISSHPGSGFKMASNKKIRFFSANLEKDEDLFEIKDEIPAVNIPEISLPEEGNMSCGLELVDGSHLPPLLYTHQRSVNSQGPLTASQRADVSELCSLLEAADSQFEFTQFKPAKLNFYVPDGSPPHQSEKELDPDFLTGIDFDDSFNSDVETQSVKMVTPDKKTTISHCKEICQVTTTKIKSSGASSSNSTEKSKEHVIHRRVLYIPSYSSENIAEHSFGLLTKSTNKNHLLDMDTNTSGMECERKKLDVGFKTAGGNAMIVSEKCLSKARALFADFEEKNCAPKCAVKNTEQVEISPVQYRGEVDTNVDSNVTHFHGPEKKVDLKEPNDEYIDKIKVDFTHSHTHGDGGFQTASGKGVTISAKALQNTNAVFKDCDAMESSGCASEKLSKTSVVSETGSNNFERNNCGFSTARGKRLDVSAKSLLTLLNDCDELENSKPGKIPSLNAKIPSQNIQQKSDCDFKKPSIKAASISARIPFTAKTKFDSGMSHDVLGAKSKMLEPENSQTHAKDPLKNGCGFSTASGKRVSVSEGALLKAQALLSECNVDGEELSKSKKKIRVDLHNPTQKHSGFKTAGVKEVTVSPKAHKQAQALFNNCDFNMDSLISAEAKQANIDVKSADGLMNNPGKSYCAFMTAGGENVHVSEKGILKAKSILNENLNCTDSNAIEEAWFSDGRFLLLTEDGTGVKKGARNKSNDSDLNGDEKSCDFSTAGGKTVHMSDGALQKAKSILNECDVIENPQPENGHNVHLEKIPTKETHEISHGSAASGNGVFISEKALQHVKSVYVLGETGNVKYSVGSNPVRSHFGFSTASGKGLSVSEKALQEACDDTLARDTDPHKRSEGNRPLKVPSPHINVQRVPVKAVRLEDREVIQTIVGMEWKSSSVECQAEYSLLNFESLGFSGCSVTQRRYFAQEAMDCTKALLEDEDLTDHCPGTPIQANPMSCKGGFEMRSGIGKRSAEDLGMTDQPPLKRKLLTKFDRTVDCIRRSKLTPAKSSSDGIFKDRRVFKYNVALQPNVTRPYRAIQRCVDTRLNKPEPQKTTSDPTAEDRKPVSSKTAVFVPPFRKNVKLEPQGSSGLQDKTRAPGVFVSPFLKNNRLTREGSFKPSEDNHSPFISEMPTKTTSVPLPEYNPITDTGSDNAKESIKEQDPQNIDKTDRGDDCGHCLPVTLGGEGATAEDSIAGQLAPDATGTLLDVVYDAECLQLARDMQDMRIRKKKRQTIRPLPGSLYLAKTSGVARLTLREAVGGWHPVQHTHKQLYGYGVHRHVWDISSESAEAFRFVCRHFFRREAFVEGCIQLADGGWLIPRNDGTAGKHEFHRALCDSPGVDPKLISEDWVFNHYRWVVWKRACMERAFPEVMGSLCLTPEQVLLQLKYRYDLEVDNSKRSALRKIMERDDTAVKTLVLCVCGVVTKGHNPTRQSWSETKTKTPPGSAAGSKAKSSPVGLIWLTDGWYAIKAQLDVPLTAMLHRGRLAIGGKVLVHGAELVGSQDACSPLEAPDSLMLKIGANGTRAARWYTRLGFYSNPSPFLLPLSSLYSNGGPVGCVDIVVLRSYPTQWMEKKSDGGFVFRAGRAEEREARRHGNAKHRALEILFAKIQAQFEKEEDVTKPFPPTENHPTVCGKPRGRRRTLRGRDIETLLDGEELYDAVENDPVYLEGRLSEEQREALNSYRRCVGERRQEALQERFRQALESTQEGEGRSCHNRDVTPIWKLSIADSRAKPGSNAVYLLNIWRPSMDLQSLLKEGCRYRAYQLSTSEGKKRAGNTSIQLTATKKTQFQNLQASAGWLSEIFQAREAVGFRVLLNLKPLCGEVDLVGYVISITDRQGHSPVVYLVDGWLDFVEVRCCSSLVQQGLEEVVKPLALVALSNLQLRAHPSSPTPIRSAIPGLYAGDLVSFSTNPKEPHLQEAAAKLRTLVQGQEHFFRTAEERLSNLVQVSVQCLPPLPWKADAKPDSRTTMKPQQSVRSVGPFTPLNSVVPPPPACFSGGDNKVPKSLKRKRGLDYLCRIPSPPPLCPLGTMTLPSPCVNKTFNTPRRAETHRILKTPLAPAPQHVHLPLEDEWVEDEELFMIDTQALHDGIERDT
- the LOC139393272 gene encoding breast cancer type 2 susceptibility protein isoform X7, with the protein product MDIRRNMFDAFKDQIWEELGPLNPNWFEELTAKASSRDWGDTEKDNPGTAISCGQDGSFKTPLGKCPLDGDMFSTPKIFRQRRPQSPETLIEDAVFFPDQGTSATEKMDTSPCLFGKSIDSRTPSKSYRTRLHGDSFGLLDTPKHSTIFLFQQAHSAKRISESLGAQLDPDMSWTSSLNTPVMSPTIILTKSEEHSPMCPVRIATDEQVMFVRKLFPSAKESRSTMLSPEQNDRPLCQHNGLDSHLPGVIDISPGFQDTLPGDSGSHWKQTLPDAIEDGEICSTMTGVLDGAEDVLSIFFSNKSLALQRVKTNERIKRKQSGATKEHVPTSTTEHDKVSSGRAGEYQHTRETSEPLESRTDMKSGDLATSQWTPINVPNFLGYDMDSFHHEGSSSTKHIIPQGGKSETFRDFTGSQRPDRGSSKHTVQVESALSRRTLPCTSQPEGSQLTGSVVESSLEHTFPRKTRTFVYCVQNPLLSVQEKYVTQMLPASPGTAPRGENQNMKQSKTIPDEAEFNNLNKTALDGKKPLVQKSATEENIVSQAPTKDPDLDMSQLCRVFAQDFSQVIDYSQPCSKRADAIKNGFSASACLSAMRLRNRKLLNRLEWGQKPEHLNSGISDEMHIPGSQFSNSANTSRMKSTVCDSGFPPSTLSDVTQTESSNVHPSSEKSYGNQSSRGFKTGNNWIISLPPEAIKKAKASLDDLIEENMTDVVTAASEVKPVLSCVTGSRLSTEVKFISPLNIAKRSKQTSVKLNGQVHVPTHQSINVSISSHPGSGFKMASNKKIRFFSANLEKDEDLFEIKDEIPAVNIPEISLPEEGNMSCGLELVDGSHLPPLLYTHQRSVNSQGPLTASQRADVSELCSLLEAADSQFEFTQFKPAKLNFYVPDGSPPHQSEKELDPDFLTGIDFDDSFNSDVETQSVKMVTPDKKTTISHCKEICQVTTTKIKSSGASSSNSTEKSKEHVIHRRVLYIPSYSSENIAEHSFGLLTKSTNKNHLLDMDTNTSGMECERKKLDVGFKTAGGNAMIVSEKCLSKARALFADFEEKNCAPKCAVKNTEQVEISPVQYRGEVDTNVDSNVTHFHGPEKKVDLKEPNDEYIDKIKVDFTHSHTHGDGGFQTASGKGVTISAKALQNTNAVFKDCDAMESSGCASEKLSKTSVVSETGSNNFERNNCGFSTARGKRLDVSAKSLLTLLNDCDELENSKPGKIPSLNAKIPSQNIQQKSDCDFKKPSIKAASISARIPFTAKTKFDSGMSHDVLGAKSKMLEPENSQTHAKDPLKNGCGFSTASGKRVSVSEGALLKAQALLSECNVDGEELSKSKKKIRVDLHNPTQKHSGFKTAGVKEVTVSPKAHKQAQALFNNCDFNMDSLISAEAKQANIDVKSADGLMNNPGKSYCAFMTAGGENVHVSEKGILKAKSILNENLNCTDSNAIEEAWFSDGRFLLLTEDGTGVKKGARNKSNDSDLNGDEKSCDFSTAGGKTVHMSDGALQKAKSILNECDVIENPQPENGHNVHLEKIPTKETHEISHGSAASGNGVFISEKALQHVKSVYVLGETGNVKYSVGSNPVRSHFGFSTASGKGLSVSEKALQEACDDTLARDTDPHKRSEGNRPLKVPSPHINVQRVPVKAVRLEDREVIQTIVGMEWKSSSVECQAEYSLLNFESLGFSGCSVTQRRYFAQEAMDCTKALLEDEDLTDHCPGTPIQANPMSCKGGFEMRSGIGKRSAEDLGMTDQPPLKRKLLTKFDRTVDCIRRSKLTPAKSSSDGIFKDRRVFKYNVALQPNVTRPYRAIQRCVDTRLNKPEPQKTTSDPTAEDRKPVSSKTAVFVPPFRKNVKLEPQGSSGLQDKTRAPGVFVSPFLKNNRLTREGSFKPSEDNHSPFISEMPTKTTSVPLPEYNPITDTGSDNAKESIKEQDPQNIDKTDRGDDCGHCLPVTLGGEGATAEDSIAGQLAPDATGTLLDVVYDAECLQLARDMQDMRIRKKKRQTIRPLPGSLYLAKTSGVARLTLREAVGGWHPVQHTHKQLYGYGVHRHVWDISSESAEAFRFVCRHFFRREAFVEGCIQLADGGWLIPRNDGTAGKHEFHRALCDSPGVDPKLISEDWVFNHYRWVVWKRACMERAFPEVMGSLCLTPEQVLLQLKYRYDLEVDNSKRSALRKIMERDDTAVKTLVLCVCGVVTKGHNPTRQSWSETKTKTPPGSAAGSKAKSSPVGLIWLTDGWYAIKAQLDVPLTAMLHRGRLAIGGKVLVHGAELVGSQDACSPLEAPDSLMLKIGANGTRAARWYTRLGFYSNPSPFLLPLSSLYSNGGPVGCVDIVVLRSYPTQWMEKKSDGGFVFRAGRAEEREARRHGNAKHRALEILFAKIQAQFEKEEDVCGKPRGRRRTLRGRDIETLLDGEELYDAVENDPVYLEGRLSEEQREALNSYRRCVGERRQEALQERFRQALESTQEGEGRSCHNRDVTPIWKLSIADSRAKPGSNAVYLLNIWRPSMDLQSLLKEGCRYRAYQLSTSEGKKRAGNTSIQLTATKKTQFQNLQASAGWLSEIFQAREAVGFRVLLNLKPLCGEVDLVGYVISITDRQGHSPVVYLVDGWLDFVEVRCCSSLVQQGLEEVVKPLALVALSNLQLRAHPSSPTPIRSAIPGLYAGDLVSFSTNPKEPHLQEAAAKLRTLVQGQEHFFRTAEERLSNLVQVSVQCLPPLPWKADAKPDSRTTMKPQQSVRSVGPFTPLNSVVPPPPACFSGGDNKVPKSLKRKRGLDYLCRIPSPPPLCPLGTMTLPSPCVNKTFNTPRRAETHRILKTPLAPAPQHVHLPLEDEWVEDEELFMIDTQALHDGIERDT
- the LOC139393272 gene encoding breast cancer type 2 susceptibility protein isoform X3; its protein translation is MDIRRNMFDAFKDQIWEELGPLNPNWFEELTAKASSRDWGDTEKDNPGTAISCGQDGSFKTPLGKCPLDGDMFSTPKIFRQRRPQSPETLIEDAVFFPDQGTSATEKMDTSPCLFGKSIDSRTPSKSYRTRLHGDSFGLLDTPKHSTQAHSAKRISESLGAQLDPDMSWTSSLNTPVMSPTIILTKSEEHSPMCPVRIATDEQVMFVRKLFPSAKESRSTMLSPEQNDRPLCQHNGLDSHLPGVIDISPGFQDTLPGDSGSHWKQTLPDAIEDGEICSTMTGVLDGAEDVLSIFFSNKSLALQRVKTNERIKRKQSGATKEHVPTSTTEHDKVSSGRAGEYQHTRETSEPLESRTDMKSGDLATSQWTPINVPNFLGYDMDSFHHEGSSSTKHIIPQGGKSETFRDFTGSQRPDRGSSKHTVQVESALSRRTLPCTSQPEGSQLTGSVVESSLEHTFPRKTRTFVYCVQNPLLSVQEKYVTQMLPASPGTAPRGENQNMKQSKTIPDEAEFNNLNKTALDGKKPLVQKSATEENIVSQAPTKDPDLDMSQLCRVFAQDFSQVIDYSQPCSKRADAIKNGFSASACLSAMRLRNRKLLNRLEWGQKPEHLNSGISDEMHIPGSQFSNSANTSRMKSTVCDSGFPPSTLSDVTQTESSNVHPSSEKSYGNQSSRGFKTGNNWIISLPPEAIKKAKASLDDLIEENMTDVVTAASEVKPVLSCVTGSRLSTEVKFISPLNIAKRSKQTSVKLNGQVHVPTHQSINVSISSHPGSGFKMASNKKIRFFSANLEKDEDLFEIKDEIPAVNIPEISLPEEGNMSCGLELVDGSHLPPLLYTHQRSVNSQGPLTASQRADVSELCSLLEAADSQFEFTQFKPAKLNFYVPDGSPPHQSEKELDPDFLTGIDFDDSFNSDVETQSVKMVTPDKKTTISHCKEICQVTTTKIKSSGASSSNSTEKSKEHVIHRRVLYIPSYSSENIAEHSFGLLTKSTNKNHLLDMDTNTSGMECERKKLDVGFKTAGGNAMIVSEKCLSKARALFADFEEKNCAPKCAVKNTEQVEISPVQYRGEVDTNVDSNVTHFHGPEKKVDLKEPNDEYIDKIKVDFTHSHTHGDGGFQTASGKGVTISAKALQNTNAVFKDCDAMESSGCASEKLSKTSVVSETGSNNFERNNCGFSTARGKRLDVSAKSLLTLLNDCDELENSKPGKIPSLNAKIPSQNIQQKSDCDFKKPSIKAASISARIPFTAKTKFDSGMSHDVLGAKSKMLEPENSQTHAKDPLKNGCGFSTASGKRVSVSEGALLKAQALLSECNVDGEELSKSKKKIRVDLHNPTQKHSGFKTAGVKEVTVSPKAHKQAQALFNNCDFNMDSLISAEAKQANIDVKSADGLMNNPGKSYCAFMTAGGENVHVSEKGILKAKSILNENLNCTDSNAIEEAWFSDGRFLLLTEDGTGVKKGARNKSNDSDLNGDEKSCDFSTAGGKTVHMSDGALQKAKSILNECDVIENPQPENGHNVHLEKIPTKETHEISHGSAASGNGVFISEKALQHVKSVYVLGETGNVKYSVGSNPVRSHFGFSTASGKGLSVSEKALQEACDDTLARDTDPHKRSEGNRPLKVPSPHINVQRVPVKAVRLEDREVIQTIVGMEWKSSSVECQAEYSLLNFESLGFSGCSVTQRRYFAQEAMDCTKALLEDEDLTDHCPGTPIQANPMSCKGGFEMRSGIGKRSAEDLGMTDQPPLKRKLLTKFDRTVDCIRRSKLTPAKSSSDGIFKDRRVFKYNVALQPNVTRPYRAIQRCVDTRLNKPEPQKTTSDPTAEDRKPVSSKTAVFVPPFRKNVKLEPQGSSGLQDKTRAPGVFVSPFLKNNRLTREGSFKPSEDNHSPFISEMPTKTTSVPLPEYNPITDTGSDNAKESIKEQDPQNIDKTDRGDDCGHCLPVTLGGEGATAEDSIAGQLAPDATGTLLDVVYDAECLQLARDMQDMRIRKKKRQTIRPLPGSLYLAKTSGVARLTLREAVGGWHPVQHTHKQLYGYGVHRHVWDISSESAEAFRFVCRHFFRREAFVEGCIQLADGGWLIPRNDGTAGKHEFHRALCDSPGVDPKLISEDWVFNHYRWVVWKRACMERAFPEVMGSLCLTPEQVLLQLKYRYDLEVDNSKRSALRKIMERDDTAVKTLVLCVCGVVTKGHNPTRQSWSETKTKTPPGSAAGSKAKSSPVGLIWLTDGWYAIKAQLDVPLTAMLHRGRLAIGGKVLVHGAELVGSQDACSPLEAPDSLMLKIGANGTRAARWYTRLGFYSNPSPFLLPLSSLYSNGGPVGCVDIVVLRSYPTQWMEKKSDGGFVFRAGRAEEREARRHGNAKHRALEILFAKIQAQFEKEEDVTKPFPPTENHPTVCGKPRGRRRTLRGRDIETLLDGEELYDAVENDPVYLEGRLSEEQREALNSYRRCVGERRQEALQERFRQALESTQEGEGRSCHNRDVTPIWKLSIADSRAKPGSNAVYLLNIWRPSMDLQSLLKEGCRYRAYQLSTSEGKKRAGNTSIQLTATKKTQFQNLQASAGWLSEIFQAREAVGFRVLLNLKPLCGEVDLVGYVISITDRQGHSPVVYLVDGWLDFVEVRCCSSLVQQGLEEVVKPLALVALSNLQLRAHPSSPTPIRSAIPGLYAGDLVSFSTNPKEPHLQEAAAKLRTLVQGQEHFFRTAEERLSNLVQVSVQCLPPLPWKADAKPDSRTTMKPQQSVRSVGPFTPLNSVVPPPPACFSGGDNKVPKSLKRKRGLDYLCRIPSPPPLCPLGTMTLPSPCVNKTFNTPRRAETHRILKTPLAPAPQHVHLPLEDEWVEDEELFMIDTQALHDGIERDT